Proteins from a single region of Pithys albifrons albifrons isolate INPA30051 chromosome 10, PitAlb_v1, whole genome shotgun sequence:
- the TM2D1 gene encoding TM2 domain-containing protein 1, which produces MAARSGAAVARRRLLFLLWFAALEAAAGSEPPLKCEELRMGQYMCDEPKIDNSTQEPMNCTNHTAYVQCLPAPNITCKDHLGIEKVFTGHEVGFYKPVECRNVNGYSYKVAVALSLFLGWLGADRFYLGYPALGLLKFCTVGFCGIGSLIDFILISMQIVGPSDGSSYIIDYYGARLTRLTITNTTFRKMQTYP; this is translated from the exons ATGGCCGCCCGGAGCGGCGCGGCTGTGGCGCGGCGGCGgctgctgtttctcctctgGTTCGCAGCCCTGGAGGCAGCGGCGGGTTCGGAGCCGCCGCTTAAGTGCGAGGAGCTGCGTATGGGGCAATAT ATGTGTGATGAGCCTAAAATAGACAATAGCACACAGGAACCAATGAATTGCACAAATCACACAGCATATG TTCAGTGTCTGCCAGCACCAAATATTACTTGCAAAGATCACCTTGGCATAGAAAAAGTCTTTACAGGACATGAAGTTGGATTTTACAAGCCTGTTGAGTGTCGCAATGT AAATGGATACTCCTACAAAGTGGCAGTGGCTCTGTCCTTATTTCTTGGATGGTTGGGTGCAGATAGATTTTATCTAGGCTATCCTGCATTAG gtttgTTAAAGTTCTGCACTGTAGGATTTTGTGGAATTGGGAGCCTAATTGATTTCATCCTTATTTCAATGCAG atCGTTGGACCCTCGGACGGCTCCAGTTACATTATAGATTATTACGGGGCGAGGCTCACCCggctcaccatcaccaacacaaCCTTCAGGAAAATGCAGACCTACCCCTGA